In Phaseolus vulgaris cultivar G19833 chromosome 7, P. vulgaris v2.0, whole genome shotgun sequence, the genomic stretch AcgcaagaaaaagacaaagaaaaaagACAAAACAGAGAGATCGCCGCGTCCATGTATGTCTAAATGCCATGCACAGCAACACGTGCTTAACATGCACTTTAAATGGCTCACCATCTCAACCCACACACAAACACATTGCCTTTTTCTTCATCATCACCACAACCACCTGTATATATTCATTCTCTTCCGCCACCTCAATTTCTTCACTTCAACACACGTCAACCTGCATATGCGTGTCATCCCATGCCCAAATCTCCATGCATGTTCCAACCACCTTCTCTCTTATATAATACCTATAAATACCCCTAATATCACTCACTTCTTTCATCATCCATCCATCCAGAGTACTACTACTCTACTACTATAATACCCCAACCCAACTCATATTCAATACTACTCTACTATGATGAGAGCAAGGGTTCCACTCCTGTTGCTGGGAATTCTTTTCCTGGCATCACTTTCTGCCTCATTTGCCACTTCACTCCGGGAGGAGGAAGAGAGCCAAGATAACCCCTTCTACTTCAACTCTGACAACTCCTGGAACACTCTATTCAAAAACCAATATGGTCACATTCGTGTCCTCCAGAGGTTCGACCAACAATCCAAACGACTTCAGAATCTTGAAGACTACCGTCTTGTGGAGTTCAGGTCCAAACCCGAAACCCTCCTTCTTCCTCAGCAGGCTGATGCTGAGTTACTCCTAGTTGTCCGTAGTGGTAAGTAATTGCTACTGGTATCACTTGTTTCTTCTTGCAGAAGAAATAATGGTAATGagttttttataatttcagGGAGCGCCATACTCGTCTTGGTGAAACCTGATGATCGCAGAGAGTACTTCTTCCTTACTAGCGATAACCCGATATTCTCTGATCACCAGAAAATCCCTGCAGGAACCATTTTCTATTTGGTTAACCCTGATCCCAAAGAGGATCTCAGAATAATCCAACTCGCCATGCCCGTTAACAACCCTCAGATTCATGTACTGCCTTTTGTAATACTGaactaattttttgttattttaacttgcaatttctctccaaatgtGATGATAAATGTTTGTCCTGCAGGActttttcctatctagcacagAAGCCCAACAATCCTACTTGCAAGAGTTCAGCAAGCATATTCTAGAGGCCTCCTTCAATGTAAGAAAGAAAACAGCATCTAACTACATATTTGCGTTGCCATTTAGCTAGTACTTTGTCTAAATGTCACACTTGTTGAATTTTTTGAATGATATCATTATATATGTTTGCATGATTTTTATAGAGCAAATTCGAGGAGATCAACAGGGTTCTGTTTGAAGAGGAGGGACAGCAAGAGGAGGGACAGCAAGAGGGAGTGATTGTGAACATTGATTCTGAACAGATTGAGGAACTGAGCAAACATGCAAAATCTAGTTCAAGGAAATCCCATTCCAAACAAGATAACACAATTGGAAACGAATTTGGAAACCTGACTGAGAGGACCGATAACTCCTTGAATGTGTTAATCAGTTCTATAGAGATGAAAGAGgtaaatacaaagaaaaaacatataGACAAACTTAGCAATTGAGTTCTATTATTCACTGTCGTCTTGGTTAGAAAATCTTAGTATTgagaatataattaaataatggtTTTTTTTGTTAACAAATTTAGGGAGCTCTTTTTGTGCCACACTACTATTCTAAGGCCATTGTTATACTAGTGGTTAATGAAGGAGAAGCACATGTTGAACTTGTTGGCCCAAAAGGAAATAAGGAAACCTTGGAATTTGAGAGCTACAGAGCTGAGCTTTCTAAAGACGATGTATTTGTAATCCCAGCAGCATATCCAGTTGCCATCAAGGCTACCTCCAACGTGAATTTCACTGGTTTCGGTATCAATGCTAATAACAACAATAGGAACCTCCTTGCaggtatatatatttattatatatgacCATGAATTTGAATATAGGGTTGTTGATgggattttttatttataattggtAATGcgtgattgtgattgaaaatatgaaGGTAAGACGGACAATGTCATAAGCAGCATCGGTAGAGCTCTGGACGGTAAAGACGTGTTGGGGCTTACGTTCTCTGGGTCTGGTGAAGAAGTTATGAAGCTGATCAACAAGCAGAGTGGATCGTACTTTGTGGATGGACACCATCACCAACAGGAACAGCAAAAGGGAAGTCACCAACAGGAACAGCAAAAGGGAAGAAAGGGTGCATTTGTGTACTGAATAAGTATGAACTAAAATGCATGTATGGTGTAAGAGCTCATGGAGAGCATGGAAATATGTATCGGACCATGTAACACTATAATAACTGAGCTCCATCTCACTTCTTCTATGAATAAACAAAGGATGTTATGATATATTAACACTATATGCACCTTACATAGTAatacattaatatttaatactttttattttaactttttaatttaaaatattattataaagaggAATAAACAAAGGATGTCAAGATATATGCATCTTACATAGTAatacattaatatttaatactttttattttaacttttcaaaaaatattttaactttttaatttaaaatattattatattattataaagaggTGAGAAGTGTATGTTGTCAAGAAAAAGTTTTCCATACAGAAAACGAAGAGCATATAAATGATGCTTGTGTTTTATGTTTTAGTTTTCTGCAAAGCTAATTTGATATTTGATATGGTTAACTGgtggtttcaaaacaaaaaataaataattatttgttttatttactaATTATAGAGATTACTTTAtagactaaatttttttatttatttttaaattttgtttttactattgttaaataaatttttttttaacaatgaataaattaaataagaaagaaatatTTTAGGATATTGTATACAAAAACTTACAAGGCTACACTCCCTTAAAGCTACACCCCTTACAACTGCAAGCAGAGAACCAAAACTAACAAAGCTTCTTGCAACCAAAACAACTTATTTACAATCCCAATAAACAAGTATAAGTAACGCATAAAGCAACCAACACTAAAACTATAGAATTCCTACTAAAAACATCATTGAGAAAGCCAAAAGGTTGGCCAAACCAGAGCCCCAACAACATACAGAAACCAGATGAAGCACCTACTACTAAGGTGCATAACCTGTAGAAAACAACTAGACATATTGAGCAGAATGTTTTCCCTAATCAACACCAACACAGAACAAGAAAAATAGTAGCAGCAATGCTGTAACAACTTGAAAACGGTAGCAACAACTACTACCGAAAGCCCTTATGCCCATGGAGATAAGCCAAAAAAACACCATGATTTCAGCTTCAAGCACTGCTGTCAAATTATACCTTCCCATTTCAGCATATCTAGACCAACTACAGAGTCTACAACTTATCTGAAGCCAAGGGGAAAACTGTTGTTGCTGCCACTCTAACATCTGTGACTCTACACTTCCTTGAAACTCTTCTCCCTTCACTTCCTTATATCTTCTAACTAGTTGACTTAGTTGTTCCTATGAACCCAGTTTTTGTGTCAGCTTCAACTAAACCAGGAAAATCCTAGCGGAAGGACCACCATCAAGTTTAAGTTGCACTATAAAGCATAAATTTGCATAAAACTTCATGCACTTTACACATAAACCAGTGGTGCTTGGCTGTAAAGGATCACAATACTCCAAGCTCCACAGCCATGGAAGCCATAGTCTAAGCCAGTACCGAAGTTCCTTCTAACTGCTTCCTTTTTCCTGCACACCACCCAATGCTATTTCACCTCACCCTGCATCAAAAAACCTTAGGAACAACTCATGTGCTTGTTAATCCTAATCTCCACTCATTGTAGGCTACCATACCATACATCGCCACCTCTAGCATTCATTTGACAACGTCAAGCTTCACCATGGTTTATTTTACAACATCAACACTAAACTAACAAGTCCACCAGAAGGTTCTTGAAAAACTGAGACATTCCTAGTCCCTCCTGCATAGCCAGAATTAAACCCCCTACACCCTTACTAGCATTCCTTTTCATCGAACACTAAGAAGGCATTGAGTAGGATTCAGATGCCAATCTGAAAACGCATACGAAAAAGACCTCACCCTGTGTTTTAGCCATTGCCAAGAAAGAAGTTCAGTCAATTGGAAAATTTCTTTGACATCAGGGACCCCTTGCTTGAAAACAACCTTATTCCTCTGCTCCCAAATACTTCGAACTATTGCTACCCACATTCCTCTCCAAACTTGATTATGCTTATCAGACATGTGAACTAAATGAAAGTTCTCAAAATGATTCCTCAAGTCCTTGTTTTGTACCATCAAGATGTCTATCCACGTGAAACAAAGAAACCAAACATGTCGTGCATATACAcaatcaaggaacaaatgttgggAAAATTCTTCTGACTGGTTACACAGAACACATAAAGGAGAGTTCACCACCACTCCTCTCTTGATCAGATTATGAGTGGTAGGTAATCTGTCAAGTAAAATTCTCCACACAGGGATTAAAACTTTAGGAAGAGCTTTTGCCTGCCATAAAAGACTAAAAACACCATCCATTGTGCCATTGGATTGACAATCTAAGAGAGCATAAGCCTATTTAATAGAGAAAGTACCTTTGGGATCCCTTCCCCAAACAAGAAGATCGTGAATATCCTTATGTAAGACGCCCCTATTCAAAATCAAAAGCATGTCTTCCTCCATAATCGATTCCTACTAAAACCTTGTCCTCCTCCAGTTTAACCGCCATTGGCGCCAGAACCCTCTCAAGAACCTACCTCA encodes the following:
- the LOC137827810 gene encoding phaseolin, alpha-type-like, with the translated sequence MMRARVPLLLLGILFLASLSASFATSLREEEESQDNPFYFNSDNSWNTLFKNQYGHIRVLQRFDQQSKRLQNLEDYRLVEFRSKPETLLLPQQADAELLLVVRSGSAILVLVKPDDRREYFFLTSDNPIFSDHQKIPAGTIFYLVNPDPKEDLRIIQLAMPVNNPQIHDFFLSSTEAQQSYLQEFSKHILEASFNSKFEEINRVLFEEEGQQEEGQQEGVIVNIDSEQIEELSKHAKSSSRKSHSKQDNTIGNEFGNLTERTDNSLNVLISSIEMKEGALFVPHYYSKAIVILVVNEGEAHVELVGPKGNKETLEFESYRAELSKDDVFVIPAAYPVAIKATSNVNFTGFGINANNNNRNLLAGKTDNVISSIGRALDGKDVLGLTFSGSGEEVMKLINKQSGSYFVDGHHHQQEQQKGSHQQEQQKGRKGAFVY
- the LOC137828000 gene encoding uncharacterized protein translates to MDGVFSLLWQAKALPKVLIPVWRILLDRLPTTHNLIKRGVVVNSPLCVLCNQSEEFSQHLFLDCVYARHVWFLCFTWIDILMVQNKDLRNHFENFHLVHMSDKHNQVWRGMWVAIVRSIWEQRNKVVFKQGVPDVKEIFQLTELLSWQWLKHRVRSFSYAFSDWHLNPTQCLLSVR